The [Bacillus] selenitireducens MLS10 genome includes a region encoding these proteins:
- a CDS encoding ABC transporter permease has translation MRAIFQLQIRRLIRSPLMVLSFLGLTLVFVFFLGGGGQQSNIITVQVYSDDALTEEDTSFWLDALNEHDSFHFTEGEADDIHESLRSGHLHYALELLEDDYRLWVSIMDERYQYVNGHVSEVYFEELRLKAASEQAGTDLSHLMDESENMALTLTTTSLASDEDDGDGFIYNNQLHSLFGMTLYFAMFTIFFSLTQVVEEKRMGTWDRIIISPITKSQVYLGHLAYTFLVGYAQIMTAFLVFRYLFDYDLGAHFGLVALTAGIYVFTIVCLGLLILGLVPSSERLQAVIPIASTAMAMLGGAFWPNEIVSNSIILTLSNLVPVSYAMDALTQISVYQNGITAITEQLGLLFLMGVLAAGIGINLMERRG, from the coding sequence ATGAGAGCCATCTTTCAACTGCAAATCCGAAGACTGATCCGTTCGCCGCTCATGGTCCTGTCCTTTCTTGGACTGACCCTCGTCTTTGTCTTCTTTCTCGGAGGCGGCGGCCAACAGTCGAATATCATCACCGTTCAGGTTTACAGCGATGATGCCCTCACCGAAGAAGATACGTCGTTCTGGCTCGACGCTTTAAATGAGCATGACAGTTTTCACTTTACTGAAGGCGAAGCCGACGACATCCATGAATCTCTCCGAAGCGGGCACCTCCACTACGCACTCGAGCTTCTCGAAGACGATTACCGGCTTTGGGTAAGCATCATGGACGAGCGTTATCAATACGTCAACGGTCATGTCAGTGAGGTTTATTTTGAGGAACTTCGCCTGAAAGCCGCCAGCGAACAGGCAGGTACCGATCTCTCACACCTGATGGATGAATCCGAAAACATGGCGCTGACGCTGACCACCACTTCCCTCGCTTCGGATGAGGACGACGGGGACGGCTTTATCTACAACAATCAGCTCCACTCCCTGTTTGGCATGACGCTTTACTTTGCCATGTTCACCATTTTCTTCAGCCTCACTCAAGTCGTGGAAGAGAAACGGATGGGCACCTGGGACCGGATCATCATCTCACCGATCACGAAATCACAGGTGTATCTCGGCCACCTCGCCTACACCTTCCTGGTCGGCTACGCGCAGATCATGACGGCCTTTCTCGTGTTTCGCTATCTGTTTGACTACGATCTCGGTGCGCATTTCGGACTGGTGGCACTCACTGCCGGCATCTATGTCTTCACGATCGTCTGCCTTGGGCTCCTCATCCTGGGACTCGTACCGTCATCCGAACGCCTGCAGGCCGTAATTCCCATCGCCTCGACGGCCATGGCCATGCTCGGCGGGGCCTTCTGGCCAAACGAGATCGTCTCCAACTCAATCATTCTGACCCTATCGAACCTGGTGCCTGTCAGCTATGCCATGGACGCCCTGACGCAGATCAGCGTCTATCAGAACGGCATCACTGCCATCACCGAACAGCTCGGGCTCCTCTTTCTCATGGGTGTCCTCGCAGCCGGCATCGGCATCAATCTCATGGAACGGCGCGGATAA
- a CDS encoding ABC transporter ATP-binding protein, producing MLETHELTKTFKGITAVDQVNMYLGKGESVGLLGPNGAGKSTTISMISTLMKATTGHVLLNGQKIGSETRSIRSILGVVPQEIALYEDLSAYENLQFFGRIYGLKGSDLKARIEDRLDLVGLTDRKHDLIKTYSGGMKRRINIACALLHDPEILIMDEPTVGIDPQSRTYILDMVRQLNEEKGMTILYTSHYMEEVERLCDRIYIMDHGQIIANGTNDELKRILSNEEAIYIDIDAPNPVFTKQLSVIEGIRQVTDTDDGIKLIVDKGTRKLPDIFQLADALSVNVLNVRVEIPTLEDVFLHLTGRTLRD from the coding sequence ATGCTTGAAACCCACGAACTGACAAAGACATTCAAAGGCATAACCGCCGTCGATCAGGTCAATATGTACCTTGGCAAAGGGGAATCCGTCGGCCTGCTTGGCCCGAACGGCGCCGGGAAATCAACGACGATCTCGATGATCTCAACATTGATGAAAGCAACGACAGGGCATGTGCTCTTAAACGGCCAGAAGATCGGCTCTGAAACCCGCAGCATCCGCTCCATTCTCGGTGTCGTTCCTCAGGAAATCGCTCTGTATGAAGACCTCAGTGCCTATGAGAACCTGCAGTTCTTCGGACGGATTTACGGCCTGAAAGGCAGCGACCTGAAAGCCCGCATCGAGGACCGCCTTGATCTCGTCGGCCTCACCGACCGGAAGCATGATCTGATCAAAACGTATTCCGGCGGTATGAAGCGCCGCATCAACATCGCCTGCGCCCTCCTTCATGACCCGGAGATCCTCATCATGGACGAACCGACCGTGGGGATCGATCCCCAGTCACGGACGTATATCCTCGACATGGTCCGACAGCTCAATGAGGAAAAGGGCATGACCATCCTCTACACGAGTCACTATATGGAGGAAGTCGAGCGTCTCTGTGACCGGATTTACATCATGGACCACGGACAGATAATCGCCAACGGCACGAATGATGAACTGAAGCGGATCCTCTCCAATGAAGAAGCGATTTATATTGATATCGATGCCCCGAACCCCGTCTTCACGAAACAGCTCAGCGTCATCGAAGGCATCCGGCAGGTAACAGACACCGACGACGGCATCAAACTGATCGTCGACAAAGGGACGAGAAAACTGCCCGACATCTTCCAGCTTGCCGACGCCCTGTCCGTCAATGTCCTGAACGTCCGTGTCGAGATCCCGACCCTTGAAGACGTCTTTTTGCATCTGACCGGCCGAACACTCAGAGATTAG
- a CDS encoding sensor histidine kinase, with protein sequence MTEKRRKWQIDGIVWDALRTQINAALAAFTVTLFLLLSLYQLGVNPPGANGAYTLRFTDVALLLFVFAVIFLSFTAVFNYRQAARVKRGLVGMIYQLKQYQRSGTYTPLSVTSKDELARLADELNGLTESVEERMVALRRMVNENSRLVKEAEQGASLEERRKLARDLHDAVSQELFSVSMSLSAIPKLMEKDPDKARQLFERIEKMVHHTQQELRALIMHLRPVTLEGKPLNLALSHLFDELTAKQPDMQFHCDLEDLPSLEKGVEEHVFRAIQEGISNALRHARASKLSLSVKRAKDLLLVTLSDDGDGFDLDSIDEERTGNVGLSAMKERMTEIGGNFTCISIPQKGTRLEFRVPIIHTKEDTEDGED encoded by the coding sequence TTGACTGAGAAACGACGCAAATGGCAGATTGACGGCATCGTCTGGGATGCCCTTCGGACCCAGATCAATGCCGCCCTCGCCGCCTTTACCGTGACCCTGTTTCTGTTACTGTCCCTGTATCAGCTCGGGGTCAACCCGCCCGGGGCAAACGGGGCATACACCCTGCGCTTCACCGATGTGGCGCTTTTGTTGTTTGTCTTTGCCGTCATTTTCCTTTCCTTTACGGCCGTCTTCAACTACCGGCAGGCCGCACGGGTCAAACGGGGCCTCGTCGGTATGATCTATCAGCTCAAGCAGTACCAGAGAAGTGGGACGTATACGCCGCTGTCCGTCACGTCTAAAGATGAACTCGCCCGTCTTGCCGATGAACTGAACGGCCTCACCGAAAGCGTCGAGGAGCGGATGGTGGCCCTGAGGCGCATGGTGAACGAGAACAGCCGGCTCGTCAAAGAAGCGGAACAGGGAGCAAGCCTCGAAGAACGCCGCAAACTTGCCCGTGATCTGCACGACGCAGTGAGCCAGGAGCTCTTCAGCGTCTCCATGAGCCTGAGCGCCATCCCGAAACTGATGGAGAAAGATCCGGACAAAGCAAGACAGCTGTTTGAACGGATCGAAAAGATGGTGCATCACACCCAGCAGGAACTGCGTGCACTGATCATGCATCTGCGTCCGGTGACCCTCGAAGGAAAGCCCTTGAATCTCGCACTCAGTCATCTCTTTGATGAGCTGACGGCCAAGCAGCCGGATATGCAGTTTCACTGTGATCTCGAAGATCTCCCGTCCCTTGAAAAAGGTGTGGAGGAACATGTATTCCGGGCCATTCAGGAAGGGATCTCCAACGCACTCCGTCACGCAAGGGCCTCGAAACTGAGCCTCAGCGTCAAACGGGCAAAAGATCTCCTGCTCGTTACACTCAGTGACGACGGCGACGGCTTTGATCTCGACAGCATCGATGAAGAACGTACAGGGAACGTCGGTCTCTCCGCCATGAAAGAGCGGATGACCGAGATCGGCGGCAACTTCACCTGCATTTCCATACCGCAAAAAGGCACGCGCCTCGAATTCCGCGTACCGATTATCCATACGAAGGAGGATACAGAAGATGGAGAGGATTAA
- a CDS encoding DUF418 domain-containing protein, with translation MYTRRLVILLAIGFLHWTLIWHGDILFDYALAGFLLMILLPLSASRLSYWVLGGFSLVSVIGLVLIGQGPMMVNNEAERIMMKSGTYPELVAYRFGELTVDPLILIQVGSLFLIGAIIVKQGWIQDVPGYRLVWRRFALIGTLAGLTAKLPGILMADAAVTYYSYMLGGTLFGLGVIGVFLLLFHGAKGKGLFRLFIAPGKMAFTNYLMQSLVMTWLFYGHGAGWFESLGILLGILIAAGWFALQTVASHWWLRRFTRGPVEWLWRKGSRMGS, from the coding sequence GTGTATACCCGCCGACTCGTGATCCTCCTTGCCATCGGCTTTTTGCACTGGACGCTCATTTGGCACGGGGATATTCTCTTTGACTATGCCTTGGCAGGCTTTCTCCTGATGATCCTTTTACCGCTTTCGGCAAGCCGGCTCTCCTACTGGGTACTGGGCGGGTTCAGTCTCGTGTCCGTTATTGGGCTCGTCCTGATCGGGCAGGGACCGATGATGGTGAACAATGAGGCGGAACGGATCATGATGAAGTCGGGCACCTATCCGGAGCTTGTTGCGTACCGGTTCGGTGAACTGACGGTGGACCCGCTCATTCTCATTCAGGTCGGCTCGCTGTTTCTGATTGGTGCGATCATCGTGAAGCAGGGCTGGATTCAGGACGTGCCAGGCTACCGGCTTGTATGGAGACGGTTTGCGCTTATCGGCACCCTCGCCGGACTCACGGCTAAGCTCCCGGGGATCCTCATGGCAGACGCAGCGGTGACGTATTACAGCTATATGCTCGGTGGCACGTTATTCGGTCTCGGCGTGATTGGCGTGTTCCTCCTTCTGTTTCATGGTGCGAAAGGCAAGGGGCTGTTTCGCTTATTCATCGCTCCGGGCAAAATGGCGTTTACGAACTACCTGATGCAGTCGCTCGTGATGACGTGGCTCTTTTACGGACACGGGGCCGGCTGGTTTGAATCGCTTGGTATCCTGTTGGGGATCCTCATTGCGGCCGGGTGGTTTGCCCTTCAGACCGTTGCCAGTCACTGGTGGCTCCGGCGTTTTACGAGGGGTCCTGTGGAATGGCTCTGGCGAAAAGGGAGCCGCATGGGCTCTTGA
- a CDS encoding ABC transporter permease yields the protein MITYILKDMKLILRNRSELLLLFAMPLILIAILGFALRGMLTGGGEGLSMDVALLDHDDPDAGEEALFTGFRESGMPEDMADEIQAGITGVSPAFLLNNLFDSDELDGMITIHEPPSRDAALMGLEDGTYNAVLEIPESFTYDSLNRMLTGEGEGGQLHLTVQDEQSIYGRVMHDILRRFTDSFNLETAIARETGAAPDEAPTEAGQVESITAYEPINSQQFYTAGMAVMFVLFTAASIAAFANVERKSNVLDRILLSGTHAISYLSGKWLSAMLIAFLQLIVLFVMAALMFQAFPQSSVSFWGGIALISLLTAMNVGALAALLTAISIRQKSDAAATVFSGGVVAIMAFAGGSFFPAQALPGIVTTLGDMTPNGRAMSLYLRWIQGFELQELLPSIYVLLLIAAVLTTAALVLYPKDREVKG from the coding sequence ATGATCACGTATATTCTGAAAGACATGAAACTGATCTTAAGAAACCGCTCTGAGCTCCTCCTTCTCTTCGCCATGCCGCTCATCCTCATCGCCATCCTCGGCTTTGCCTTGAGGGGGATGCTCACAGGCGGCGGTGAAGGACTGTCAATGGACGTTGCCCTCCTCGATCACGACGATCCCGACGCAGGTGAAGAAGCCCTCTTCACCGGGTTTCGCGAGTCGGGGATGCCTGAAGACATGGCGGACGAGATCCAGGCCGGCATTACCGGTGTCTCTCCTGCTTTCTTGCTTAATAATCTGTTTGATTCCGACGAACTTGACGGCATGATCACAATCCATGAACCGCCTTCACGGGATGCTGCCCTCATGGGACTTGAAGACGGCACGTACAACGCCGTCCTTGAAATCCCCGAATCCTTCACCTATGACAGCCTGAACAGGATGCTCACAGGGGAAGGTGAAGGGGGACAGCTGCACCTGACCGTTCAGGATGAACAGTCCATCTACGGCCGGGTGATGCATGACATTCTCAGACGATTCACCGACAGCTTCAATCTCGAAACGGCCATCGCCCGGGAAACAGGTGCCGCGCCGGATGAAGCCCCGACAGAAGCGGGGCAGGTGGAAAGCATCACCGCCTATGAGCCGATCAACTCCCAGCAGTTCTACACCGCCGGTATGGCCGTCATGTTCGTCCTCTTTACCGCAGCAAGCATTGCCGCCTTTGCCAATGTGGAACGGAAATCCAACGTCCTCGACCGGATCCTGCTGTCAGGTACGCACGCCATCAGCTATCTGTCCGGCAAATGGCTGTCTGCGATGCTCATCGCCTTTTTGCAGCTGATCGTTCTGTTCGTCATGGCCGCCCTGATGTTTCAGGCCTTTCCGCAGTCATCCGTCAGCTTTTGGGGTGGCATTGCACTGATCTCCCTGCTCACAGCCATGAACGTCGGCGCCCTCGCCGCCCTTCTGACGGCAATCTCCATCCGCCAAAAAAGCGACGCCGCAGCCACGGTCTTTTCCGGCGGCGTCGTCGCCATCATGGCCTTTGCCGGGGGCAGCTTCTTTCCTGCTCAGGCACTGCCAGGCATCGTCACAACCCTTGGCGACATGACCCCGAACGGCCGGGCGATGTCACTTTACCTCCGCTGGATCCAGGGGTTTGAGCTTCAGGAACTGCTTCCGTCGATTTATGTATTGCTTCTGATCGCTGCTGTTCTGACGACGGCCGCACTTGTACTTTATCCGAAAGACAGGGAGGTGAAGGGATGA
- a CDS encoding response regulator transcription factor, with protein MTTQILLAEDQSLVRQGLKMMIETAPDLRVTAEANNGEEALRLLAAKPAITLAILDIRMPVMNGLELAKAIQEHHPHVMTLMLTTFNDDDYAIEALRHGARGYLLKDADPDALIRGIRTCLEGGLALEPHVAANVVPLLMNKPETKPEFPALPEDITERETTVIACVGRGLSNKEISEELYLSVGTVKNLISVILHKLELRDRTQLAIYAIRSGFTER; from the coding sequence ATGACGACACAAATCCTGCTCGCTGAAGACCAGAGCCTTGTCCGCCAGGGGCTGAAGATGATGATCGAAACCGCACCTGACCTCCGTGTGACGGCAGAAGCGAATAACGGCGAAGAAGCCCTGCGGCTTTTGGCTGCAAAGCCTGCCATTACCCTCGCCATCCTCGACATCCGGATGCCTGTGATGAACGGTCTTGAGCTTGCCAAAGCCATTCAGGAGCACCATCCCCATGTGATGACGCTCATGCTCACGACCTTTAATGATGACGATTATGCCATCGAAGCTCTCCGTCACGGAGCGAGGGGGTATCTGCTGAAAGACGCTGATCCAGACGCGCTTATCCGGGGGATCCGCACCTGTCTCGAAGGCGGTCTGGCCTTGGAACCCCACGTCGCGGCGAACGTGGTGCCCCTTCTGATGAACAAGCCGGAAACAAAACCCGAGTTCCCCGCTCTTCCGGAAGACATCACAGAACGGGAAACAACCGTCATCGCCTGTGTCGGCCGCGGTCTCAGTAACAAGGAAATTTCTGAAGAGCTGTACTTAAGCGTCGGCACCGTGAAGAATCTGATCAGTGTCATCCTGCATAAACTCGAACTCAGAGACCGCACGCAGCTCGCCATCTACGCGATCCGCAGCGGCTTCACCGAAAGATGA
- a CDS encoding GGDEF domain-containing protein, with amino-acid sequence MEMKPEELDVLISQLTASEHLYGHIRVVDPVHKRVVYQNTGHGLEPVSDLRACFELFDKKTACRNCISMRAYHENESFIKVETSPDRVHMVTAIPVEIAGRKVVVEFFKDVTNSMIMDDASFNQGVEMKRLLDQANLAAVTDELTRVYNKRYILEKLPADLTLALAEQQPFGLIVADIDHFKSVNDTYGHLAGDQILREFAAVLKDTCLDQADWTARFGGEEFVVCLPGKDRDTVLAVAERMRARIEEQVFHYDGQAITLTSSFGVYALAPGDVIDYETLLKRADQHLYQSKRTGRNRVTG; translated from the coding sequence ATGGAGATGAAACCGGAAGAACTGGATGTCCTGATCAGTCAATTGACTGCATCAGAGCACCTGTATGGCCATATCCGCGTGGTTGATCCGGTGCATAAACGGGTGGTCTATCAGAACACCGGACATGGACTTGAACCTGTGTCGGATCTGAGGGCGTGTTTCGAGCTGTTTGATAAGAAAACAGCCTGTCGAAATTGCATCTCCATGCGGGCGTACCACGAGAATGAGTCTTTTATCAAAGTGGAGACATCACCGGACCGGGTGCATATGGTGACGGCGATTCCTGTAGAGATTGCCGGCCGGAAAGTGGTCGTCGAGTTTTTTAAAGACGTGACAAACAGCATGATCATGGATGATGCAAGTTTCAATCAGGGAGTTGAAATGAAGAGGCTGCTCGATCAAGCCAATCTGGCTGCCGTGACTGATGAACTGACGAGGGTGTATAACAAACGCTATATCCTTGAGAAACTGCCCGCGGACCTGACCCTTGCTTTGGCGGAGCAACAGCCATTCGGATTGATTGTGGCGGATATCGATCATTTCAAATCAGTCAATGATACGTATGGACACCTTGCAGGTGATCAGATTCTGCGTGAATTCGCAGCTGTGCTGAAAGACACGTGCCTGGATCAAGCGGACTGGACAGCACGTTTTGGCGGAGAGGAATTTGTCGTCTGTCTGCCTGGAAAAGACCGGGATACCGTGCTGGCCGTTGCCGAGCGGATGCGGGCACGAATTGAAGAACAAGTCTTTCACTATGATGGACAGGCCATCACGCTGACGTCGAGTTTTGGTGTTTATGCATTGGCACCGGGTGACGTGATTGATTATGAAACCCTTTTGAAGCGGGCTGACCAACATTTGTATCAATCAAAACGGACAGGACGAAACCGTGTGACTGGATGA
- a CDS encoding sensor histidine kinase — protein sequence MRVSSKQTDTPEYEPVISQRLIHHQYWLWLGLLITAFGGYLILTPVTSPVMMIRYIAAGLFFALFFLLPLTHSYRKLSGAAMALFLAVAAYPFEAPALYLFLIAMIIYSGTVLYHLPRAGGLLLHTALFAAVSAGSWLTGGVEPLLITAVFGLLLIPVFILAFGLIARYEALKEEHQSVISAYRATKRQLVADEERARHDERRTIARELHDSVGHKLTALLMQLEVYRMSLPPAGQGDVDSLKELAKDSLSETRQAVKTLKHHEAAGLAAMIQLIRKLEAETMIHVQLTVRQGALTAPLSGDQAAAVYRAVQESLTNSMRHSGGREVSILFEVIGDTVFRFHVSNPVTDDAPLKEGFGLTAMRERITACGGQLTISKEADRFAIDGRLPLMKEGDDA from the coding sequence ATGCGCGTTTCATCGAAACAGACCGACACACCGGAATATGAACCTGTGATCAGCCAACGGCTGATCCATCACCAGTACTGGCTTTGGCTCGGCCTTTTGATCACCGCTTTCGGCGGGTATCTCATCTTGACCCCTGTAACGAGCCCGGTAATGATGATCCGCTACATCGCGGCCGGTCTGTTTTTTGCGTTGTTTTTCCTTCTCCCGCTGACCCATTCATACCGAAAGCTTTCAGGCGCTGCCATGGCGCTTTTTCTTGCTGTTGCAGCGTATCCGTTTGAAGCGCCGGCCCTGTACCTGTTCCTGATCGCGATGATCATTTACAGCGGCACTGTGCTGTACCACCTGCCCCGCGCAGGCGGACTTCTTCTTCATACCGCACTGTTCGCCGCTGTGTCCGCAGGCTCGTGGCTCACCGGCGGGGTTGAGCCGCTTCTCATCACCGCCGTCTTTGGACTCCTCCTGATCCCGGTGTTCATCCTCGCCTTCGGGCTCATTGCGCGTTATGAAGCACTCAAAGAAGAGCACCAGTCCGTCATCAGCGCCTACCGGGCGACGAAAAGGCAGCTTGTTGCCGATGAGGAACGCGCTCGCCATGACGAGCGCCGAACCATTGCCCGGGAACTCCATGACTCCGTCGGCCATAAGCTCACCGCTCTCCTCATGCAGCTTGAGGTGTACAGGATGTCTTTGCCACCAGCCGGTCAAGGAGACGTCGATTCCCTGAAGGAACTTGCCAAAGACAGTTTGAGCGAAACCCGACAGGCCGTCAAAACCCTGAAGCATCATGAAGCGGCGGGACTTGCGGCCATGATCCAGCTCATCCGGAAACTCGAAGCAGAGACGATGATCCACGTTCAGCTCACCGTGCGCCAAGGGGCACTCACAGCACCCCTTTCAGGTGATCAGGCCGCGGCCGTCTATCGGGCGGTTCAAGAGTCGCTGACCAACAGCATGCGGCACAGCGGCGGACGCGAGGTATCCATCCTGTTCGAAGTCATCGGTGACACCGTCTTTCGCTTTCACGTCTCAAATCCCGTCACCGATGATGCACCGCTGAAGGAAGGCTTCGGACTCACCGCCATGCGTGAACGCATCACGGCATGCGGCGGTCAACTGACCATATCAAAGGAAGCAGACCGATTCGCCATTGACGGACGGCTGCCATTAATGAAGGAAGGGGATGACGCATGA
- a CDS encoding response regulator transcription factor, whose protein sequence is MERIKLLIVDDHEMVRTGLRTFLELEDDFEIVAEASDGQEAIDKANETRPDIILMDLLMDGMSGIDATAKLAPEGYKIIVLTSFLDDDMLFPVLDAGAFSYLLKTSTAADIADAIRKAFRGEPTFQGKVTTKMYRRFQERPKHDVLTKREREVLALLGEGKSNQEIADTLFIAVKTVKTHVSHILAKLDLQDRTQAAIYANKHQLTAN, encoded by the coding sequence ATGGAGAGGATTAAACTGTTAATTGTCGATGATCATGAGATGGTCCGCACAGGGCTCCGGACGTTTCTTGAGCTTGAAGATGACTTTGAGATCGTCGCAGAAGCCTCAGACGGCCAGGAAGCCATTGACAAAGCCAACGAGACCCGGCCGGATATTATCCTGATGGATTTATTGATGGATGGGATGAGCGGGATCGATGCGACGGCAAAGCTCGCTCCGGAAGGCTATAAGATCATAGTCCTGACAAGCTTTCTTGACGACGACATGCTGTTTCCCGTCCTCGACGCCGGGGCATTCAGCTACCTGTTAAAGACGTCGACGGCAGCTGACATTGCAGACGCGATCCGTAAAGCCTTCCGGGGGGAACCGACCTTTCAGGGGAAGGTGACGACGAAGATGTACCGGCGGTTTCAGGAGCGTCCGAAGCATGACGTCCTGACGAAACGCGAGCGGGAAGTCCTTGCGCTTCTCGGTGAAGGGAAGAGTAACCAGGAGATTGCCGACACGCTCTTCATTGCCGTCAAGACCGTGAAGACCCACGTCAGCCATATCCTCGCAAAGCTCGACCTGCAGGACCGGACCCAGGCGGCAATCTATGCGAATAAGCACCAGCTGACGGCCAACTGA